A single window of Anaerocolumna chitinilytica DNA harbors:
- a CDS encoding Gx transporter family protein: MKKSTAGQVAFYGIFVALAFIFSFVEVLVPISLGIPGIKLGLANIVVLTALYAMGPRDAFFISCVRIVLVGFTFGNMASLLYSIAGGLLSWLVMCLFKKIKGFSMIGVSLAGGISHNIGQIAVAGLMLKTTSIIYYLPVLLIAGTVTGILIGILGGMLLKVQLKLKNSTRYW; encoded by the coding sequence ATGAAGAAATCTACGGCAGGCCAAGTCGCTTTTTATGGAATATTTGTGGCACTTGCCTTTATATTTAGTTTTGTTGAGGTGTTGGTTCCCATATCCCTGGGAATCCCGGGGATTAAGCTGGGACTGGCAAATATTGTGGTGCTTACAGCTCTTTATGCCATGGGCCCAAGGGATGCATTCTTTATCTCCTGTGTCCGGATAGTACTGGTAGGATTTACATTCGGTAACATGGCAAGTCTTCTTTACAGTATAGCAGGAGGACTTCTAAGCTGGCTGGTAATGTGTCTGTTCAAGAAAATCAAGGGCTTTAGTATGATTGGAGTAAGCCTTGCGGGAGGAATATCTCATAATATCGGGCAGATAGCAGTAGCGGGACTTATGCTGAAAACCACAAGTATTATATATTATTTGCCGGTATTACTGATTGCCGGTACTGTAACAGGAATTTTAATAGGAATACTTGGAGGAATGCTGCTTAAGGTACAGTTAAAGCTTAAAAACAGCACAAGATATTGGTAA
- a CDS encoding LacI family DNA-binding transcriptional regulator encodes MATIKDIAEKCSVSVSTVSKALNGYRDIGEEKREEIKKVAIELGYLPTNGEKILKTKKTYNIGVLFSTLFDYGLRNEYFAHVLASFKERAALKGYDITFIEQNMGKRSMSFLEHCRYRNFDGVFIVCADFTQTQVIELINSPFPVVTIDQVSNEAISILSDNYDGMRQLVQYIIDCGHERIAYIHGNKSSVTHNRLVGFHNTMKENGLSIPEDYMIEGIYRNSEFCEELAINLMKLPVPPTCILAPDDHAALGVMNGIRKAGLRVPEDISVAGYDGILVSQAIEPRLTTIKQDTDKIGSEAARQLINLIESPMTTSLDSVCLKVELIKGGTVRNIKK; translated from the coding sequence ATGGCAACGATAAAAGACATTGCTGAAAAATGCAGCGTATCGGTATCCACTGTCAGTAAGGCATTAAATGGATACAGGGATATCGGTGAAGAGAAGAGAGAAGAGATTAAGAAGGTCGCCATTGAATTAGGGTATCTGCCTACTAATGGAGAAAAAATCTTAAAAACAAAAAAGACTTATAACATAGGGGTGCTCTTTTCAACTCTTTTTGACTATGGACTCAGAAATGAGTATTTTGCCCATGTTCTGGCGTCTTTTAAGGAAAGAGCTGCCTTAAAAGGCTATGATATTACATTTATAGAGCAGAATATGGGAAAGCGCAGTATGAGCTTTCTGGAACATTGCAGATACCGTAACTTTGATGGTGTATTCATTGTGTGTGCAGATTTCACTCAGACCCAGGTAATCGAATTGATTAACAGCCCTTTTCCTGTTGTGACCATTGATCAGGTATCGAATGAAGCAATTTCTATCTTATCGGATAATTACGATGGAATGAGACAGCTGGTGCAGTATATAATAGACTGCGGTCATGAAAGAATAGCCTATATACATGGAAATAAATCATCGGTTACCCATAACCGTCTCGTAGGTTTTCATAACACTATGAAAGAAAATGGTCTTTCAATACCGGAAGATTATATGATAGAAGGAATCTACAGAAATTCGGAATTCTGTGAAGAACTGGCGATTAATCTTATGAAACTTCCGGTTCCGCCCACCTGTATTCTGGCGCCGGATGATCATGCTGCTCTTGGTGTAATGAATGGAATCAGGAAGGCAGGACTTAGAGTACCCGAGGATATTTCGGTTGCCGGGTATGATGGGATACTTGTCTCCCAGGCAATAGAACCCAGACTAACAACAATAAAACAGGATACGGATAAAATAGGAAGCGAAGCGGCAAGACAGCTTATCAATCTAATTGAAAGCCCTATGACAACATCTCTGGATTCCGTATGTTTGAAGGTTGAACTGATAAAAGGCGGTACAGTTAGAAACATAAAAAAATAA
- the rpmG gene encoding 50S ribosomal protein L33 produces the protein MRVKITLACTECKQRNYNTTKEKKAHPDRMETKKYCKFCKSHTLHKETK, from the coding sequence GTGCGCGTAAAGATCACATTGGCATGTACGGAGTGCAAACAACGTAATTACAATACGACAAAAGAGAAGAAAGCACATCCAGACAGAATGGAAACAAAGAAATATTGCAAGTTCTGCAAATCACACACACTACACAAAGAAACAAAATAA